One part of the Streptomyces lienomycini genome encodes these proteins:
- the zapE gene encoding cell division protein ZapE — MSSSSSASGPAPISGTAPAALSLCAREPHVPADRLVAEMVPPPRFDSVRFGTYIPDPGQPSQSEAVRVLEGFAAGLGEAPGTAGGRRGFLGFGRGRTPKTPAGPRGVYLDGGYGVGKTHLLASLWHATPADPSRKAFGTFVELTNLVGALGFQQTVRTLSGHRLLCIDEFELDDPGDTVLVSSLLARLVEAGVALAATSNTLPGKLGEGRFAAVDFLREIQGLSAHFRALRIDGEDYRHRGLPKAPAPYSDAQVTRAAQATEGASLDDFAALLDHLARVHPSRYGALTDDLAAVCLTGVRPVPDQSTALRLVVLADRLYDREVPVLASGLPFDRLFSEEMLKGGYRKKYFRAISRLTALARDAARLVETA, encoded by the coding sequence GTGTCGTCCTCCTCCTCCGCCTCCGGTCCCGCCCCGATATCCGGGACGGCTCCGGCCGCGCTCTCGCTGTGCGCCCGCGAGCCCCACGTCCCGGCGGACCGCCTGGTCGCCGAGATGGTGCCCCCGCCGCGCTTCGACTCGGTCCGCTTCGGTACGTACATCCCGGACCCGGGCCAGCCCAGCCAGAGCGAGGCCGTACGGGTGCTGGAGGGCTTCGCGGCCGGACTGGGCGAGGCTCCCGGCACGGCGGGCGGCAGGCGCGGCTTCCTCGGGTTCGGCCGCGGCAGGACGCCGAAGACCCCGGCCGGACCCCGCGGCGTGTACCTCGACGGCGGCTACGGCGTCGGCAAGACCCACCTGCTGGCCTCCCTGTGGCACGCCACCCCCGCCGACCCCTCCCGCAAGGCCTTCGGCACCTTCGTGGAGCTGACCAACCTCGTCGGCGCCCTCGGCTTCCAGCAGACCGTGCGGACCCTCTCCGGGCACCGCCTCCTGTGCATCGACGAGTTCGAGCTCGACGACCCGGGCGACACCGTCCTCGTCTCCAGCCTGCTCGCCCGGCTCGTGGAGGCGGGCGTCGCGCTCGCCGCGACCTCCAACACGCTGCCCGGCAAGCTGGGCGAGGGCCGCTTCGCGGCGGTGGACTTCCTGCGCGAGATCCAGGGCCTGTCCGCGCACTTCCGCGCCCTGCGCATCGACGGCGAGGACTACCGCCACCGCGGTCTGCCGAAGGCCCCGGCGCCGTACTCCGACGCGCAGGTGACCCGCGCGGCGCAGGCCACCGAGGGTGCCTCCCTGGACGACTTCGCCGCCCTCCTCGACCACCTCGCCCGCGTCCACCCGAGCCGCTACGGCGCCCTGACCGACGACCTCGCGGCCGTGTGCCTCACCGGGGTGCGTCCGGTGCCGGACCAGTCGACGGCGCTGCGGCTCGTGGTGCTCGCGGACCGGCTCTACGACCGCGAGGTGCCCGTCCTGGCCTCCGGGCTGCCCTTCGACCGGCTCTTCAGCGAGGAGATGCTGAAGGGCGGGTACCGCAAGAAGTACTTCCGGGCGATCTCCCGGCTCACCGCGCTGGCCCGGGACGCGGCGCGACTCGTCGAGACCGCCTGA